One window of the Niallia circulans genome contains the following:
- a CDS encoding 6-phosphofructokinase, producing the protein MLKVGVIVLGCLPSGVKQILHRLYEELSSKHQLFGMEIDRKSGEVNYTEIKEVSDSPYLSHTILKVSAAPVNNLWEQTFAPMDMTVVLGDAQAKEIWQTSIADKEALRTLFVPVSVYNNIKGNDWTLGYDTALNSITQNVLKVQDTIHSLKYDKPRLFGFSIEGNPSTNMLQDISLAVDGNYLAVDYEEEEITTLCDAIKKSYTYTKTSNVLIYSQALQEVIENSVISKLEVDWKYTEIDEALCMGVNPTAIDRILANELADEVLRWIKNNCLTGELTVQKDGIQFK; encoded by the coding sequence GTGTTGAAGGTTGGTGTAATTGTCTTAGGTTGTTTGCCTTCGGGAGTAAAGCAAATTCTTCATCGCTTATATGAAGAGTTATCTTCTAAGCATCAACTATTTGGAATGGAAATAGATAGAAAGTCCGGTGAAGTCAATTATACAGAGATAAAAGAAGTGAGTGATTCACCATACTTAAGCCATACTATCTTAAAGGTAAGCGCTGCACCAGTAAATAATCTATGGGAACAAACATTTGCTCCAATGGATATGACTGTTGTATTGGGGGATGCGCAGGCAAAAGAAATATGGCAAACTTCTATAGCTGATAAAGAAGCGCTACGTACATTATTTGTCCCAGTTTCCGTCTATAATAATATTAAAGGAAATGATTGGACTCTAGGATATGATACCGCACTGAACAGTATTACTCAGAATGTGTTAAAGGTTCAAGATACCATTCATTCTCTTAAATATGATAAGCCAAGATTATTTGGTTTTTCGATAGAGGGTAACCCATCGACTAATATGCTGCAGGATATCTCTCTTGCGGTGGATGGTAACTATTTAGCAGTAGATTACGAGGAAGAGGAAATTACCACTTTATGTGATGCGATAAAGAAAAGCTATACATATACAAAAACATCTAATGTTCTAATATATAGCCAAGCTTTACAAGAGGTAATCGAAAATTCAGTTATTAGTAAGCTAGAGGTAGATTGGAAATATACAGAAATTGACGAAGCATTATGTATGGGAGTAAACCCAACAGCCATCGATCGAATCCTAGCAAATGAACTTGCGGATGAAGTCTTGCGATGGATAAAGAATAATTGCTTAACAGGTGAACTCACCGTTCAAAAGGATGGAATTCAATTTAAATAA
- the rpiB gene encoding ribose 5-phosphate isomerase B: MKIAIASDHGGYQLKEAVKAHLHNAGMEVEDFGCHSRESVDFPDYAKSVGASIVNGENQLGILCCGTGIGMSIAANKITGIRAAVVGDVFSAKATREHNDSNILCLGERVTGEGLACLIVDTWLNAEFLGGRHEKRISGIKELESYYC, translated from the coding sequence ATGAAAATTGCAATAGCCAGTGATCATGGTGGATATCAGTTAAAGGAAGCAGTAAAAGCCCATCTTCATAATGCGGGGATGGAAGTAGAAGATTTTGGCTGTCATAGTAGAGAAAGTGTGGATTTTCCAGATTATGCAAAAAGTGTTGGTGCATCGATTGTGAATGGTGAAAACCAACTAGGTATTTTATGCTGTGGAACAGGAATAGGCATGAGTATTGCTGCCAATAAAATCACTGGAATTCGTGCAGCGGTTGTTGGTGATGTCTTCTCAGCAAAGGCAACAAGAGAGCATAATGATAGCAATATTCTTTGTTTAGGAGAAAGAGTGACTGGGGAAGGACTAGCGTGTTTAATAGTAGATACTTGGTTAAATGCAGAATTTTTAGGCGGCAGACATGAAAAGCGTATCAGTGGAATTAAAGAATTAGAATCATATTATTGTTAA
- a CDS encoding DUF3923 family protein, with product MKLWWIANVFWVVVFSILSIIIATRQIDGSGAVQTPEIRIITFIILAVPFVFILIVQLIWFYFIHKRTRHS from the coding sequence GTGAAACTCTGGTGGATTGCAAATGTTTTTTGGGTAGTCGTTTTTTCAATACTATCGATTATCATCGCAACAAGGCAAATAGATGGATCAGGGGCTGTGCAAACTCCTGAAATCAGAATTATTACATTTATAATTTTGGCCGTTCCATTTGTATTTATCCTTATAGTCCAATTAATTTGGTTTTATTTTATTCACAAAAGAACAAGACATTCTTAG
- a CDS encoding aldo/keto reductase: MKNLQDTIQLTNGIKMPWLGLGVFKVEEGQVLVDAVSSAIKNGYRSIDTAAIYANEAGVGEGIKRGMKEAGITRDDLFITSKVWTDDLGYEETIKAYEVSLEKLGLDYLDLYLIHWPKEGKYKDAWKALETLYKQGRVKAIGVSNFQIHHLEDLMKDAEMKPMINQIELHPRLTQKELIAYCQEQGIQVEAWSPLMQGQLFDQPELVEIAAKHQKSVAQVIIRWDLQNGIITIPKSVKEHRIIENGNVFDFTLSKEEMAQIDALNLDQRVGPDPDNFDF; the protein is encoded by the coding sequence ATGAAAAACTTACAAGATACAATTCAACTAACAAACGGAATCAAAATGCCTTGGCTAGGATTAGGAGTATTTAAAGTGGAGGAAGGGCAAGTGCTTGTGGATGCTGTAAGCTCTGCAATTAAGAATGGCTACCGTAGTATTGATACAGCGGCTATTTATGCTAATGAAGCAGGGGTTGGCGAAGGCATAAAGAGGGGTATGAAAGAAGCAGGCATTACAAGAGATGATTTGTTTATTACCTCAAAAGTATGGACAGATGATTTAGGATATGAAGAAACAATAAAGGCATATGAAGTAAGCTTAGAAAAGCTCGGACTCGATTATTTAGATTTATATCTTATTCACTGGCCAAAAGAAGGAAAATATAAAGACGCATGGAAAGCGTTAGAAACACTATATAAACAAGGCAGGGTAAAAGCAATTGGAGTAAGTAATTTTCAAATCCATCATTTAGAAGACCTGATGAAAGATGCGGAAATGAAACCAATGATTAATCAAATTGAATTGCATCCAAGACTTACACAAAAAGAATTAATAGCGTATTGCCAAGAGCAAGGCATACAGGTGGAAGCATGGTCTCCATTAATGCAAGGACAATTATTCGATCAGCCGGAATTAGTGGAAATAGCTGCAAAACATCAGAAATCTGTTGCACAAGTAATTATTCGTTGGGACTTGCAAAATGGAATTATTACGATTCCTAAATCCGTTAAAGAGCACCGTATCATCGAAAATGGAAATGTTTTTGATTTCACGTTATCAAAAGAAGAAATGGCACAAATTGATGCCTTAAATTTGGATCAACGAGTTGGTCCTGATCCAGATAATTTCGATTTTTAA
- a CDS encoding MFS transporter, whose product MNTFALIALAVSAFAIGTTEFISVGLLPLIADDFRVGITTAGLTVSIYALGVTFGAPVLTAITSNISRKSLLLWIMIVFIIGNSMAAIAPNITILLIARIVSAFAHGIFMSIGSTIAADLVAKEKRASAISIMFSGLTVATVTGVPFGTFIGQHFGWRLAFITIVIIGIIAFIANSLLVPSNLSKGGRATFKDQLQLVTNPRLLMLFLITALGYGGTFVVFTYLSPLLHEVTGFQQNTVAGILLLYGVAIAIGNMIGGKLSNKNPLRALFFMFIIQAIILFVLSFTLPFKVIGLISILFMGLLAFMNVPGLQVYVVMLAERYVPSAVDVASAVNIAAFNAGIAIGSYLGGIVTNSLGLIHTSWVGGIMVIAAIILTGFSLILEKNSLQKGVITR is encoded by the coding sequence ATGAATACTTTTGCGTTAATAGCCTTGGCTGTTAGTGCTTTTGCTATTGGTACTACTGAATTCATAAGCGTTGGATTATTACCTTTGATTGCCGATGACTTTCGGGTAGGGATTACAACAGCAGGATTAACTGTTTCTATTTATGCACTGGGCGTCACATTCGGAGCTCCAGTTTTGACAGCCATTACCTCTAATATTTCACGAAAATCTTTATTATTGTGGATCATGATTGTTTTTATTATTGGTAATAGTATGGCTGCAATTGCTCCAAATATCACTATTTTACTGATTGCACGTATTGTATCAGCTTTTGCTCACGGTATATTTATGTCGATTGGTTCCACGATAGCAGCAGATTTAGTAGCGAAAGAAAAAAGAGCAAGTGCTATCTCTATCATGTTCTCCGGATTAACGGTTGCCACTGTAACAGGAGTTCCCTTTGGGACATTTATCGGTCAGCACTTTGGCTGGAGATTAGCATTTATCACCATTGTTATTATTGGAATCATAGCGTTTATCGCCAATAGTTTGCTTGTGCCAAGTAACTTATCTAAAGGAGGCCGAGCAACCTTTAAAGATCAGTTGCAGTTAGTTACAAATCCACGACTATTAATGCTTTTTTTAATTACAGCATTAGGCTATGGAGGAACATTTGTTGTTTTCACGTATCTTTCTCCATTACTGCATGAAGTAACTGGCTTTCAGCAAAATACAGTTGCTGGGATTTTACTATTGTATGGTGTAGCAATTGCCATAGGTAATATGATTGGCGGCAAGCTATCCAACAAAAACCCGCTTCGGGCATTATTTTTTATGTTTATTATCCAAGCTATTATCCTATTTGTTTTGTCCTTTACCCTTCCATTTAAGGTAATTGGCTTAATAAGTATTCTTTTCATGGGCTTATTAGCATTCATGAATGTTCCAGGGCTGCAGGTTTATGTAGTAATGCTAGCAGAACGCTATGTACCAAGTGCAGTAGATGTAGCCTCTGCTGTTAATATTGCAGCTTTTAACGCAGGAATAGCAATCGGTTCTTACTTGGGAGGAATAGTGACCAATTCATTGGGGCTTATCCATACTTCATGGGTAGGCGGAATTATGGTTATTGCCGCTATTATCCTGACTGGTTTCAGTTTAATTTTAGAAAAAAATTCATTGCAAAAAGGAGTAATAACACGATGA
- a CDS encoding winged helix-turn-helix transcriptional regulator: MENKKYNISVEATLEVIGGKWKCVILCHLTHGKKRTSELKRLMPNITQKMLTQQLRELEEDGVINRIIYQQIPPKVEYELSDYGKSLEPILNALCEWGDTHITKIYGDKNLMLEDSVLNK, encoded by the coding sequence ATGGAAAATAAAAAATATAATATATCAGTTGAAGCCACTTTAGAAGTAATCGGCGGTAAATGGAAGTGTGTGATTTTGTGCCACTTAACACATGGCAAAAAAAGAACAAGTGAATTAAAACGATTAATGCCAAATATTACGCAAAAAATGCTTACACAACAATTAAGAGAATTAGAAGAAGATGGTGTTATTAATCGCATAATCTATCAACAAATACCACCGAAAGTAGAATATGAATTAAGTGACTATGGAAAAAGTTTAGAGCCTATTTTAAATGCACTTTGTGAATGGGGAGATACTCATATCACAAAAATATACGGAGATAAGAACTTAATGCTGGAAGATAGTGTGTTAAATAAATAA
- a CDS encoding S41 family peptidase, whose amino-acid sequence MNRKWLAIYMAGSLLAGSGMTYIGINMLEKRQEEQLNNQTMEAGSLDKLDKAYQIILQNYVENVDKQKLEDGAIRGMLATLEDPYSVYMDQEAAKQFEQALDSSFEGIGAEISIEEDKMIIVSPIKGSPAEKAGIKAQDQIISVNGENVEGKDLNDVIGQIRGEKGSKVELEIKRATVDKPLKMEIVRDEVPQITVYSDIKKDGGEKIGYIEITSFSKDTASEFEKELNKLEKNGISSLILDVRGNPGGLLTSVNAIVEQFLTNKKPYVQVENRNGDREQFYSDLKKQKEYPVVVLIDNGSASASEILAAALKEGAGYPLIGENSFGKGTVQQPILMDDGSEIKLTVSKWLTPDGNWIHKQGIKPTIDVEQTDLYHTHPLQIVDSLKLEDNDEQVQYAQEILTSLGFTTDRQDGYYSPQTEVAVRAFQSKNALEVTGVIDGKTAAKLEEAVRTEKQKDENDIQLQTAIRYLVH is encoded by the coding sequence ATGAATCGGAAGTGGTTGGCTATTTATATGGCAGGCTCCTTATTAGCAGGATCAGGAATGACTTATATAGGAATAAATATGTTAGAAAAAAGACAGGAGGAACAATTAAATAATCAAACAATGGAGGCTGGTTCGCTTGATAAATTGGATAAAGCCTATCAAATAATCTTGCAAAACTATGTGGAAAATGTAGACAAGCAAAAGTTAGAAGATGGTGCAATAAGAGGGATGCTGGCTACATTGGAGGATCCATACTCTGTTTACATGGATCAAGAAGCCGCCAAGCAATTTGAACAAGCTCTTGATTCTTCTTTTGAAGGAATTGGTGCAGAAATTAGTATAGAGGAGGATAAAATGATCATAGTATCACCAATAAAAGGATCTCCAGCAGAAAAAGCAGGTATTAAAGCTCAAGATCAAATCATTTCGGTAAATGGAGAAAATGTAGAAGGAAAAGATCTTAATGATGTTATCGGCCAAATCAGAGGGGAAAAAGGATCAAAGGTAGAATTAGAAATAAAGCGAGCAACAGTCGATAAACCATTAAAAATGGAAATTGTCCGCGATGAAGTACCCCAAATAACAGTTTATTCTGATATCAAAAAAGATGGCGGAGAAAAGATTGGTTATATAGAAATTACATCATTTTCTAAAGATACTGCAAGTGAGTTTGAAAAGGAATTAAACAAATTAGAGAAGAATGGCATTTCAAGTCTAATTTTAGACGTGCGTGGTAATCCTGGTGGCTTGCTAACAAGTGTAAATGCAATCGTAGAACAATTTTTAACAAATAAAAAACCTTATGTGCAAGTAGAGAATCGAAATGGAGATCGTGAACAGTTTTATTCTGATTTGAAGAAACAAAAGGAATATCCAGTTGTAGTATTGATTGATAATGGAAGTGCATCGGCGTCCGAAATTTTAGCTGCTGCCTTAAAAGAGGGAGCTGGTTATCCGCTAATTGGCGAAAATTCATTTGGAAAGGGAACCGTCCAACAGCCTATATTAATGGATGATGGCAGTGAAATCAAATTAACAGTTTCTAAATGGCTTACTCCTGATGGAAATTGGATTCATAAACAAGGAATAAAACCCACTATCGATGTCGAGCAAACGGACTTATATCATACCCATCCTTTGCAGATTGTAGATTCACTTAAGCTGGAGGATAATGATGAGCAGGTTCAATACGCACAAGAAATTTTAACAAGCTTAGGATTTACAACAGATAGGCAAGATGGCTATTATAGTCCGCAAACAGAAGTAGCTGTAAGAGCATTCCAAAGCAAAAATGCACTGGAGGTTACTGGTGTAATAGATGGAAAAACAGCTGCAAAGCTGGAGGAAGCTGTTAGAACAGAAAAACAAAAAGACGAAAACGATATTCAATTACAAACAGCTATCCGCTATTTAGTTCATTAA
- a CDS encoding manganese catalase family protein: protein MFFHIKELAYEAKPERPDPVFAKKIQELIGGQFGEMSVMNQYLFQAWGTRKNDKYRDLLLDTGTEEIGHIELLSTMVARLLDDAPVTELETAAATNPAMAAIIGGMNPQHAIVSGLAAMPKDSVGVPWNGGYVAASGNLLADMRANLNAESQGRLQAVRLFEQTDDRGIKDMLSFLIARDTMHQNQWLAAIYELEQKEGVVVPSTFPRHLEKTEVSYLFLNHSMGDESSKGRWASGPSMDGMGTFQYVRDVPPFGSAPKLKPAPPAEHNTPPNLK from the coding sequence ATGTTTTTTCACATTAAAGAGCTAGCCTATGAAGCAAAACCGGAGAGACCCGATCCAGTTTTCGCGAAAAAAATACAAGAACTAATTGGTGGACAATTTGGAGAAATGTCCGTTATGAATCAATATTTATTTCAAGCTTGGGGAACAAGAAAAAATGATAAATATCGTGATTTATTATTAGATACGGGAACAGAAGAAATTGGTCATATTGAATTATTATCAACCATGGTGGCAAGATTATTAGATGATGCGCCCGTTACCGAGCTTGAAACAGCAGCTGCAACAAATCCAGCAATGGCTGCTATTATTGGGGGAATGAACCCGCAGCATGCGATTGTTTCAGGACTTGCCGCAATGCCCAAAGATAGCGTAGGGGTACCTTGGAATGGAGGTTATGTAGCTGCAAGTGGAAATCTACTAGCAGATATGCGCGCAAATTTAAATGCAGAATCGCAAGGTAGACTTCAAGCAGTCCGGTTGTTTGAGCAAACCGATGATCGAGGCATAAAAGATATGTTATCATTTCTAATCGCCCGTGACACGATGCATCAAAACCAATGGCTTGCCGCAATTTACGAATTAGAGCAAAAAGAAGGCGTAGTTGTACCAAGCACTTTCCCTAGACATTTAGAAAAGACAGAAGTATCTTATCTCTTTCTTAATCATTCGATGGGAGACGAAAGCAGTAAGGGGAGATGGGCATCTGGACCAAGCATGGATGGCATGGGGACATTCCAATATGTCCGAGATGTACCACCATTTGGTTCTGCACCTAAATTAAAGCCTGCTCCTCCAGCTGAACATAATACTCCTCCTAATCTTAAATAG
- a CDS encoding heavy metal translocating P-type ATPase has protein sequence MEEEKQLRKKEFILEGLDCANCAMKIENGIASINGVRECTVNFATQTLQLQVDEIEEKSILAKAEKTISRLEPHVKMVEKRKKATSPSPDHSHHHEHGHGHGHEHSHDHGTENIKRLVGRLVAGTFVAAIGFFAPLTGIMEFALFFLAYLIVGGDILFRAIKNILRGQIFDEHFLMSIATLGAFAIQEYPEGVAVMLFYQIGELFQGIAVNRSRKSITSLMDIRPDYANVKDGSELKKLSPEQVNIGDIIIVKPGEKIPLDGRVIEGSSSVDTSALTGESIPRDIEIGNEVLSGYINNHGLLTIEVTKDFGESTVTKILELVQNASNRKAPTENFITKFARYYTPVVVITAALLAIVPPLLISGATFSDWLYRALVFLVISCPCALVVSIPLGFFGGIGAASKKGILVKGSNYLEALNDVKYVVFDKTGTLTKGVFEVDSIHPAPRITEEEVLEYAAYAEVHSNHPIAESIRKAYQGQIIEERIGEYQELSGHGILVELDGKKVLAGNQKLMIKENINYLPNEEVGTVIYVAADQEFIGSIVISDQIKEDAEKAIQLLKEQGIKKTVMLTGDAQKVGAKIGSLLKIDEVHAELLPQHKVEEIEKLDQHKQAKEKILFIGDGINDTPVLARADVGMAMGGLGADAAIEAADIVLMTDEPSKIATALSVAKRTRRIVWQNIIFALGVKAIFLLLGAFGIATMWEAVFSDVGVTVLAVLNAMRVLQVKGI, from the coding sequence ATGGAGGAAGAGAAGCAGCTACGGAAAAAAGAATTTATATTAGAAGGCTTAGATTGTGCAAATTGTGCAATGAAAATAGAAAATGGAATAGCATCCATTAATGGAGTTAGAGAATGCACGGTTAACTTTGCTACACAAACATTACAATTACAGGTGGATGAAATAGAAGAAAAGAGTATTTTAGCAAAAGCGGAAAAAACAATTTCAAGACTAGAACCACATGTGAAGATGGTAGAAAAGAGGAAAAAGGCTACTTCTCCATCTCCTGATCATTCGCATCATCACGAACATGGTCATGGTCATGGTCATGAGCATTCCCATGACCATGGTACAGAGAATATAAAGAGATTAGTTGGAAGATTAGTAGCGGGAACATTTGTTGCAGCAATTGGATTTTTTGCTCCTTTAACCGGAATAATGGAATTCGCTCTTTTCTTTTTGGCCTATTTAATTGTTGGAGGAGACATTTTATTTAGAGCGATAAAAAATATTTTACGTGGGCAAATATTTGATGAGCATTTTCTGATGTCTATCGCTACATTAGGAGCCTTTGCCATTCAGGAATATCCTGAAGGAGTAGCTGTTATGCTTTTTTATCAAATAGGCGAGTTATTTCAAGGGATAGCTGTCAATCGTTCTAGAAAATCGATTACTAGCTTAATGGATATACGACCAGACTATGCCAATGTAAAAGATGGATCTGAACTGAAGAAGCTATCTCCAGAGCAAGTGAACATTGGCGATATTATTATTGTGAAGCCTGGAGAGAAAATCCCGCTTGATGGGCGAGTGATAGAAGGAAGCTCTTCTGTTGATACATCCGCTTTAACAGGAGAGTCCATTCCGCGAGATATAGAAATTGGCAATGAGGTACTTAGTGGTTATATTAATAATCATGGTTTATTAACAATCGAAGTGACAAAGGACTTTGGAGAATCAACTGTTACGAAAATACTGGAGCTTGTTCAAAATGCCAGTAACCGCAAAGCGCCTACCGAAAACTTTATTACTAAATTTGCAAGATATTATACGCCGGTAGTTGTAATAACAGCTGCATTATTAGCTATCGTACCACCTCTCTTAATAAGTGGTGCTACTTTCTCAGACTGGCTGTATCGAGCCCTTGTCTTTCTTGTTATCTCTTGTCCTTGTGCGCTTGTTGTTTCGATTCCATTAGGATTCTTTGGCGGAATTGGCGCAGCTTCTAAAAAAGGAATTTTAGTAAAAGGAAGCAATTATTTAGAAGCTTTAAATGATGTGAAATATGTGGTTTTTGATAAAACTGGTACTTTAACAAAAGGAGTATTTGAAGTAGACTCCATTCACCCAGCACCTAGAATTACAGAAGAGGAAGTGCTGGAATATGCAGCATATGCAGAAGTGCATTCCAATCATCCAATTGCTGAATCCATTCGCAAAGCATATCAAGGACAGATCATAGAGGAACGCATTGGAGAATATCAAGAATTATCGGGTCATGGAATTTTGGTTGAGCTAGATGGAAAAAAAGTGTTAGCTGGTAATCAAAAATTAATGATCAAAGAAAATATCAATTATTTACCAAACGAAGAAGTCGGAACAGTTATTTATGTGGCAGCAGATCAAGAGTTCATCGGTTCTATTGTTATTTCTGATCAGATAAAAGAAGATGCAGAGAAAGCTATTCAACTACTAAAAGAGCAAGGAATTAAGAAAACAGTGATGTTAACTGGTGATGCTCAAAAGGTTGGCGCGAAGATTGGGTCTCTTTTAAAAATAGATGAAGTTCATGCAGAATTATTGCCACAGCATAAAGTAGAAGAAATCGAAAAGCTTGATCAGCATAAGCAAGCAAAGGAAAAAATTCTCTTTATTGGAGACGGTATTAATGATACCCCTGTTTTAGCAAGAGCAGATGTGGGAATGGCAATGGGAGGTTTAGGTGCTGATGCAGCAATAGAGGCAGCAGATATCGTCCTTATGACAGATGAGCCTTCTAAGATAGCCACTGCACTCTCTGTTGCAAAACGTACACGTCGAATCGTCTGGCAGAACATAATATTTGCACTAGGAGTTAAAGCAATCTTTCTCCTTCTAGGTGCATTTGGGATTGCAACGATGTGGGAAGCAGTTTTCTCAGATGTAGGTGTTACTGTACTTGCCGTTCTTAATGCAATGAGAGTATTGCAAGTGAAAGGGATATAA
- a CDS encoding ArsR/SmtB family transcription factor, with translation MSEFNEKKESMNPINKSELDEETLFIVSQTFKALSDPTRIKILHLLSKKQHSVNEIAESLSMLQSTVSHQLRFLKNLRLVKYKREGTTMIYSCDDEHVMGVLKQMIDHARHH, from the coding sequence ATGAGCGAATTTAATGAGAAAAAGGAATCAATGAATCCCATAAATAAGTCTGAATTGGATGAAGAAACATTATTTATTGTTTCTCAAACGTTTAAAGCATTATCAGATCCTACCAGAATAAAAATTCTCCATCTATTATCAAAAAAACAACATTCTGTTAATGAAATAGCGGAAAGCCTAAGTATGCTCCAATCCACGGTTTCTCATCAGCTTCGCTTCCTTAAGAATTTGCGCTTAGTTAAATATAAGCGCGAAGGAACTACGATGATTTATTCTTGTGATGATGAGCATGTAATGGGCGTGTTAAAACAAATGATTGATCACGCAAGACATCATTAA
- a CDS encoding M23 family metallopeptidase, which yields MAQLEKEENHVHAEMLSLEEEEQLLKDQQVAMEKAIKLEKERQAELARQAAEAEKQRKAEEAKAAAERAAAQKQAANNTKATSKAVSKTTASSNGGSNSPASKPKTSVSSGSFTRPAGAGYLSSGLGHRWGTFHAGVDIAATGTVPIYAAADGVVIRSYPSTSYGQVIFISHYINGQQYTTVYAHMREGSRLVNAGDVVSKGQQIGTMGNTGDSTGQHLHFELHKGPWNQAKSNAINPVGIVPL from the coding sequence ATGGCTCAATTGGAAAAAGAAGAAAATCACGTTCATGCAGAAATGCTCTCTTTAGAAGAGGAAGAACAGTTATTGAAGGATCAACAAGTGGCGATGGAAAAAGCAATCAAGTTAGAAAAGGAAAGACAAGCTGAATTAGCAAGACAAGCAGCAGAAGCAGAAAAACAAAGAAAAGCAGAGGAAGCTAAGGCTGCGGCTGAAAGAGCGGCTGCACAAAAACAAGCGGCTAATAATACAAAGGCTACTTCCAAAGCAGTTTCAAAGACAACTGCTTCATCTAATGGCGGAAGCAATTCTCCTGCATCCAAGCCAAAAACTTCTGTATCATCTGGCAGCTTTACCCGACCAGCAGGCGCAGGATATTTATCTTCAGGGCTAGGGCATCGTTGGGGTACTTTCCATGCAGGTGTTGATATTGCAGCGACTGGAACAGTTCCAATATACGCAGCTGCTGATGGCGTAGTTATTAGATCATATCCTTCAACCAGTTATGGACAAGTTATTTTTATTAGTCATTATATTAATGGTCAACAATACACAACCGTGTATGCACATATGAGAGAAGGCAGTCGTTTAGTAAATGCTGGCGATGTCGTTTCCAAAGGACAACAAATCGGTACAATGGGTAATACAGGTGATTCTACTGGTCAGCATTTACATTTCGAATTGCATAAAGGACCATGGAATCAAGCGAAATCAAATGCTATTAACCCAGTTGGAATTGTTCCATTGTAA
- a CDS encoding coiled-coil domain-containing protein, giving the protein MKERARSYQQTGGMVNYLDVLMGSQSISDFIDRVGAVATIVEADQTIIKEQEADKKLLEQSKAELKSKLSSLETMLADLESLSSQLNAEKKKKIN; this is encoded by the coding sequence TTGAAGGAACGTGCAAGATCTTATCAACAAACGGGTGGTATGGTTAATTACCTAGATGTGTTAATGGGTTCGCAAAGCATCAGTGATTTCATTGATAGAGTTGGTGCAGTAGCAACAATCGTAGAAGCGGATCAAACAATCATTAAAGAACAAGAAGCAGATAAAAAGTTATTGGAACAATCAAAAGCTGAGCTGAAGTCAAAATTAAGCTCTCTTGAAACAATGCTTGCTGATCTTGAATCACTAAGTTCTCAATTGAACGCAGAGAAAAAGAAAAAGATAAATTAA
- a CDS encoding coiled-coil domain-containing protein, producing the protein MKKKLAKLTLVSTLSVSSMIAYTSITASPVSAQGSLSELNKEKSNLENKHSNVKKKLDDSSNKLGDIHSQQDSVETEIKRINTSISSTQVKITEKKEQISTTKEEVKN; encoded by the coding sequence ATGAAAAAGAAACTAGCAAAATTAACACTTGTATCTACACTAAGTGTAAGTAGTATGATCGCATATACATCTATTACGGCATCACCAGTATCTGCCCAAGGTTCACTCAGTGAATTGAATAAGGAAAAAAGTAATCTTGAGAATAAGCATAGCAACGTAAAGAAAAAACTAGATGATTCATCCAATAAATTAGGTGATATCCATTCCCAACAAGATTCAGTAGAAACAGAGATTAAAAGAATAAATACTTCTATCTCTAGTACACAAGTGAAAATCACAGAGAAAAAAGAACAAATTTCCACTACGAAAGAAGAAGTAAAAAATTAG